One segment of Polyangiaceae bacterium DNA contains the following:
- a CDS encoding protein kinase produces MTFDPQAQLFAGKYRFIRMLGKGAMGEVWLAEEEGPRNFRRRVAVKRLLGTGELGDIATESFVAEAQVIAKLDHPNIVRLVELGNAEGGLYLVLDFVDGAALDRLYRRTGAASPAAVAYIGREVAKALEAVHTMCDDYGRNCGVVHRDVTPSNILVSRDGRVRLTDFGVARISGMGGERTETGVFKGKLPYMPPEQARGEKFDGRADIFALGITLFEGILGRRLRKAETQTQLLMMISVEPVPRVHELIPNAPRLLAYAIDRATEIDPQRRVSDAGELVTMLDEALRECGPGAEREAQSELKARLEQIAAAAAQAPQTDRPPAWNVQLGTGAGPLATNPGASLSEPLSAGRASVNTSGSRSSVGSSVGPASNPSQVGRSVTGVGSFADAQGTANTGENRRSSTLTIIALTAFTVLGGGLAFLLMSRSPGDNPAPTSASSTAPTTAQSTPVQAIAVAPTSDVSAEPAASSSGEVAQASLPQAGKTTTTRRHSPAPAPAPAPAPAVEESNEPGTLVVSVVPWGDVTVDGRGVGTTPLAPITLPPGPHSVTVRNSELGASRSSSVTIKPGKPASIRFDLRKTE; encoded by the coding sequence ATGACGTTCGATCCGCAGGCGCAGCTTTTTGCAGGCAAGTACCGCTTCATCCGCATGCTCGGCAAAGGCGCGATGGGTGAAGTGTGGCTCGCCGAAGAAGAGGGCCCGCGTAACTTCCGACGTCGCGTCGCGGTCAAACGCTTGCTCGGTACCGGAGAGCTCGGGGACATCGCTACCGAGTCGTTCGTTGCGGAAGCGCAAGTCATCGCCAAGCTCGATCATCCCAACATCGTTCGTCTCGTCGAGCTCGGTAACGCCGAAGGCGGCCTGTACCTCGTGCTCGATTTCGTCGACGGCGCAGCGCTCGATCGTTTGTACAGACGCACCGGCGCGGCATCTCCTGCCGCCGTTGCGTACATCGGTCGTGAAGTCGCCAAGGCGCTCGAGGCTGTGCACACCATGTGTGACGACTACGGCCGCAACTGTGGCGTCGTCCATCGCGATGTCACGCCCTCCAACATCCTCGTCTCGCGTGACGGTCGCGTGCGTCTCACGGACTTCGGCGTTGCGCGCATCTCGGGCATGGGTGGCGAACGCACGGAGACGGGCGTGTTCAAGGGCAAACTCCCGTACATGCCGCCCGAACAAGCCCGAGGCGAAAAGTTCGACGGCCGCGCCGACATCTTCGCCCTCGGCATCACGCTCTTCGAAGGCATCCTCGGGCGTCGCCTGCGCAAGGCCGAAACGCAGACACAACTGCTCATGATGATTTCGGTCGAGCCCGTACCGCGCGTGCACGAGCTCATTCCCAACGCTCCACGCTTGCTCGCGTACGCGATCGATCGCGCAACCGAAATCGATCCACAACGTCGCGTTTCGGATGCCGGCGAGCTCGTGACGATGCTCGACGAAGCGCTTCGCGAATGCGGTCCCGGCGCCGAACGAGAAGCGCAGAGCGAGCTCAAAGCGCGCCTCGAGCAGATCGCCGCTGCAGCCGCGCAAGCTCCGCAAACCGACCGTCCTCCCGCATGGAACGTACAGCTCGGCACAGGAGCTGGCCCTCTCGCGACGAACCCCGGAGCGAGTTTGTCCGAACCGCTCTCGGCGGGACGAGCGTCCGTCAACACATCGGGGTCGCGCAGCTCCGTCGGGTCCAGCGTCGGGCCTGCGTCGAATCCATCGCAGGTTGGCCGCAGCGTCACCGGCGTTGGCAGCTTCGCGGATGCGCAAGGCACGGCAAATACCGGTGAAAATCGTCGCTCATCGACGCTCACCATCATCGCGCTCACCGCTTTCACGGTGCTCGGTGGCGGCCTTGCGTTCCTGCTCATGTCCCGATCGCCGGGAGACAACCCCGCACCCACGAGCGCTTCGTCGACCGCTCCGACCACCGCACAAAGCACGCCCGTGCAGGCGATCGCGGTCGCACCTACGAGCGACGTATCGGCCGAGCCTGCTGCGTCCTCGAGTGGCGAAGTGGCGCAAGCATCGTTGCCGCAGGCAGGAAAGACGACGACGACCCGGAGACACAGTCCGGCGCCGGCCCCAGCGCCTGCTCCGGCGCCGGCCGTCGAGGAATCGAACGAACCAGGAACGCTCGTCGTCTCCGTGGTTCCATGGGGAGACGTGACCGTCGATGGACGAGGCGTAGGCACGACGCCGCTTGCGCCGATCACGCTTCCTCCGGGGCCGCACAGCGTTACCGTGCGAAATTCCGAACTAGGCGCGTCGCGCAGTTCGTCCGTTACGATCAAGCCTGGCAAGCCGGCGTCGATTCGTTTCGACTTGCGCAAAACCGAGTGA
- the asnS gene encoding asparagine--tRNA ligase, whose translation MQIHRVKEIFDKAPVGDRVVVCGWVRTRRDSKGNFSFLEINDGSCLKNLQVVADASLSNYDKDVKQLGTGSSVRVEGVVVASPGKEQAVEIKAESVHVYGFAPEDFPLQKKRHSFDFLRTIAHLRPRTNSFGAVTRIRHTLAMAVHDFFRSRGFFYVQTPIITSLDCEGAGEMFQVTTLDLDKVPKTPEGAVDYSKDFFGRRTNLTVSGQLEGEIYAMALGNIYTFGPTFRAENSNTTRHLAEFWMIEPEMAFADLDHNAAIAEAFLKHVIGAVLQSNAEDLNMLDQFVQKGLKSNLEAIVAGPFARATYTEAVEILKQSGQTFEYPVEWGVGLQTEHERYLTEVHFKRPVILTDYPKAFTAFYMRLNDDGKTVRNMDVLVPQVGEIIGGSQREERHDVLLQRMKEVGLREEDYAFYVDLRKYGTAPHAGFGLGFERLVLLCTGMGNIRDVIPFPRTPGHCDF comes from the coding sequence ATGCAGATTCACCGCGTGAAGGAGATTTTCGACAAGGCGCCGGTTGGTGATCGCGTCGTCGTGTGCGGCTGGGTTCGCACGCGCCGCGATTCCAAGGGCAATTTTTCATTTTTGGAGATCAACGACGGTTCGTGTTTGAAGAATCTCCAGGTCGTCGCGGATGCTTCGCTTTCCAACTACGACAAAGACGTCAAGCAGCTCGGCACTGGTTCGAGCGTGCGGGTCGAGGGGGTCGTGGTTGCGAGTCCGGGCAAGGAGCAGGCGGTCGAGATCAAGGCTGAGTCGGTTCACGTGTATGGGTTTGCCCCGGAAGACTTTCCGCTGCAGAAGAAGCGGCACAGTTTCGACTTTTTGCGCACGATTGCGCATTTGCGTCCGCGTACGAATTCGTTTGGCGCGGTTACACGCATTCGTCACACGCTCGCGATGGCCGTGCACGACTTCTTCCGCTCGCGCGGGTTTTTCTACGTGCAAACGCCCATCATCACGTCGCTCGATTGCGAAGGTGCGGGCGAAATGTTTCAGGTCACGACGCTCGACTTGGACAAGGTTCCGAAGACTCCCGAAGGCGCCGTCGATTATTCGAAGGACTTTTTTGGTCGACGCACGAATTTGACCGTGAGCGGGCAGCTCGAGGGTGAAATTTATGCAATGGCTCTCGGGAACATTTACACGTTCGGTCCCACGTTTCGAGCTGAAAACTCGAATACGACGCGGCATCTTGCCGAATTTTGGATGATCGAGCCGGAAATGGCGTTTGCGGATCTCGATCACAATGCCGCCATTGCCGAAGCGTTTTTGAAGCACGTGATCGGGGCGGTATTGCAAAGCAATGCCGAGGACCTGAACATGCTCGACCAATTCGTACAAAAAGGATTGAAGTCGAACCTCGAAGCGATCGTGGCGGGACCTTTTGCGCGAGCGACGTATACGGAAGCCGTCGAGATTCTGAAGCAATCGGGGCAAACATTCGAATATCCCGTCGAATGGGGCGTGGGATTGCAGACCGAGCACGAGCGATACTTGACCGAAGTGCATTTCAAGCGGCCGGTCATTCTGACGGATTACCCGAAGGCGTTCACCGCGTTTTACATGCGCCTCAACGACGACGGGAAAACCGTGCGCAACATGGACGTGCTGGTGCCACAAGTAGGCGAAATCATTGGCGGAAGTCAGCGCGAAGAGCGCCACGACGTGCTGCTGCAGCGCATGAAGGAAGTGGGACTCCGCGAGGAGGATTATGCGTTTTACGTGGACTTGCGCAAATACGGCACGGCGCCGCACGCCGGATTCGGGCTCGGCTTCGAACGGCTCGTGTTGCTTTGCACCGGAATGGGGAACATCCGCGACGTGATTCCGTTCCCGCGCACGCCGGGGCATTGCGATTTTTGA
- a CDS encoding Uma2 family endonuclease — MNVPARKPKEPQVARATLDDLLAIPEEERRHELIEGMLCPKEAASPRHGRAQRRIAAFVDPFDQPPAGDAPGGWWIVTEVEVYFDAQNTLRPDVTGWRRSRVPEFPEDTPVRIRPDWVCEILSTNRGNDLVKKKRVYHRHEIPYYWIVDPANQLFHIYRWTSEGYLEILVAEPGEIVSPEPFEVMPLQVGRLFRDEPKRSEEESKVEPSTSD; from the coding sequence ATGAACGTGCCAGCCCGCAAACCCAAAGAACCGCAGGTTGCGCGTGCGACGCTCGACGACCTTCTGGCCATCCCTGAGGAGGAGCGAAGGCACGAGCTGATCGAAGGGATGCTTTGCCCGAAAGAGGCCGCTTCTCCACGACACGGACGTGCCCAGCGCCGGATTGCGGCGTTTGTCGATCCTTTCGATCAACCTCCTGCTGGCGATGCTCCTGGTGGTTGGTGGATTGTCACGGAAGTCGAAGTTTATTTCGACGCCCAAAATACTCTACGACCGGATGTTACAGGCTGGCGGCGTTCCCGTGTTCCTGAGTTTCCGGAAGACACTCCTGTTCGAATTCGGCCGGACTGGGTCTGTGAGATTCTTTCTACGAATCGCGGCAATGACCTTGTGAAAAAGAAACGAGTATACCATCGACATGAAATCCCATATTATTGGATTGTCGATCCTGCGAATCAATTATTTCATATTTATCGCTGGACATCCGAGGGCTATCTCGAGATTCTCGTCGCAGAGCCGGGTGAAATCGTTTCTCCCGAGCCATTCGAGGTGATGCCACTTCAGGTTGGGCGTCTTTTTCGCGATGAACCGAAACGCTCCGAAGAAGAATCCAAAGTCGAACCCTCCACTTCCGATTGA
- a CDS encoding AAA family ATPase — protein MIHEVSIAGLRGVEQGRLTDLSPLVALVGPNGCGKSTVLDALLIGAGNDPGDDVGRAVQRRPDVWNGARWLVPRQAEPGTLIEVARQRGGQLERRSTKLTFNDTIDADLAHDLSAQRPSVPASGSIMVDVDSPSGAHAALVGFLADNSYQCKLSEERVARWDTKLIDIPHGSNQPLDALVVAAMERGRLDQAVSVLRAVFGDRIRDITILTDKAAPVVYVVHDRGNVPLMALGDGIPCLVRIALELAITPHGLILIEEPETHQSPRTIALLAQLIWTAVDRGVQVIASTHCIAFIEALRAHAPAWAQSDLNILGLGLDNGKLTAERIATRDESAMRAALDKALG, from the coding sequence ATGATTCATGAAGTGTCCATTGCAGGACTGCGAGGTGTCGAGCAAGGGCGCCTGACCGATCTGAGCCCGCTCGTGGCTCTCGTGGGACCGAATGGATGCGGAAAATCGACGGTGCTCGATGCGCTCCTCATTGGTGCTGGCAATGATCCCGGAGATGACGTCGGTCGCGCCGTACAGCGGCGCCCGGACGTATGGAATGGCGCTCGTTGGCTCGTGCCGCGACAAGCAGAACCGGGCACGCTCATTGAAGTCGCGCGACAACGTGGCGGACAGCTCGAACGGCGATCGACGAAGCTTACGTTCAACGACACGATCGATGCGGACTTGGCCCATGACCTATCGGCGCAGCGGCCTTCCGTGCCCGCGAGCGGCAGTATCATGGTGGACGTCGATTCACCTTCGGGCGCCCATGCGGCATTGGTCGGTTTCCTCGCCGATAACTCGTACCAGTGCAAACTCTCCGAAGAACGCGTCGCCCGGTGGGATACGAAGCTCATCGATATTCCCCACGGTAGCAATCAGCCGCTCGATGCATTGGTCGTCGCAGCGATGGAACGTGGTCGTTTGGATCAGGCCGTCAGCGTGCTGCGCGCAGTGTTCGGCGATCGCATTCGAGACATCACCATTTTGACCGACAAAGCCGCTCCGGTCGTCTACGTCGTCCACGATCGAGGCAATGTGCCGCTCATGGCCCTCGGCGATGGCATCCCTTGCCTCGTCCGCATTGCGCTCGAATTGGCCATCACGCCGCACGGTCTCATTCTCATCGAAGAGCCCGAAACACACCAAAGTCCGCGAACGATTGCTCTTCTGGCGCAACTCATTTGGACCGCGGTCGATCGAGGTGTGCAAGTCATTGCGAGCACCCATTGCATCGCATTCATCGAAGCGCTGCGCGCGCATGCACCCGCGTGGGCACAAAGCGATTTGAACATTTTGGGCCTCGGACTGGACAACGGCAAATTGACGGCCGAACGAATTGCGACTCGAGACGAAAGCGCCATGCGCGCAGCCTTGGATAAGGCGCTTGGATGA
- a CDS encoding HIT family protein, producing the protein MKTDCAFCQIVRGELSAHVVLDEPHVIAFLDRSPIFHGHCLVVPRDHVRTLPDLPGDMILPLFSAAQRIAAAVEVALLAEGTFVAMNNKISQSVPHLHVHVVPRRKKDGLRGFFWPRVAYKSDEDMQLVTTAIRKELANRAE; encoded by the coding sequence GTGAAAACAGATTGCGCGTTTTGCCAGATAGTGCGGGGCGAACTGTCGGCGCACGTCGTTCTCGACGAACCTCACGTCATTGCGTTTCTCGACCGTAGTCCCATTTTTCACGGTCATTGCCTGGTGGTCCCGCGCGACCATGTGCGCACGTTGCCGGACTTGCCAGGCGACATGATTCTGCCGCTGTTTTCGGCGGCGCAGCGGATTGCAGCTGCGGTTGAAGTGGCGCTCTTGGCAGAAGGTACGTTCGTCGCAATGAACAACAAGATCAGCCAAAGCGTGCCGCATTTGCACGTGCATGTCGTTCCGCGGCGTAAAAAAGACGGATTGCGCGGCTTTTTCTGGCCGCGCGTTGCTTACAAGTCGGACGAGGACATGCAGCTCGTGACGACGGCGATTCGCAAAGAGCTCGCGAATCGCGCAGAGTGA
- a CDS encoding AI-2E family transporter, with product MLPFVLALVVAYVLTPAVLRVERQRVPRWAAILLVYAMTLGAIGGFIGIIVPRLISEGQALVAEWPNLNRKVRHEWLPAIDTRIVRWTGQTPAPVDPDPNAQQELHGSPLEPKPEEQPPPIRIVKRDDGSYDVHLSDDLRLHQAEAGTWTIVNSEPRRLSSATMLRQAFDKAASYLKQNATVFLKIGQQIANAISRGIFNLFMTLMLAGYIMLTHERIINFFRELWRPVDRPSFDLFLRRLDRGLSGVVRGQLLICAVNGVLSAIGFWLFDLKYWPILSILAAVMSLIPIFGSILSSIPAVAIGLTQSPAVALGVLAWIVGIHQLEANFLNPKIIGDAAKIHPVLVVFSLLVGEHFFQITGALFAVPCMSIIQTIFLHFRQSTLGLSDPMATIPPVTPTTPPDAGSTPSSAPRTGETSATA from the coding sequence ATGCTGCCGTTTGTCCTGGCACTCGTCGTCGCCTACGTCCTCACCCCCGCAGTTTTGCGTGTGGAGCGCCAACGGGTGCCCAGGTGGGCGGCCATCTTGCTGGTGTACGCGATGACGCTCGGCGCGATCGGCGGCTTCATTGGCATCATCGTTCCGCGCCTCATTTCCGAAGGACAGGCCCTCGTGGCCGAGTGGCCGAATCTGAACCGCAAGGTGCGCCACGAGTGGTTGCCGGCGATCGACACACGCATCGTTCGTTGGACGGGACAAACGCCTGCGCCAGTCGATCCCGATCCCAATGCACAGCAAGAGCTACACGGATCTCCTCTCGAGCCAAAGCCCGAGGAACAACCGCCGCCCATACGCATCGTCAAACGTGACGATGGCTCGTACGACGTCCACCTGAGCGACGACTTGCGACTGCACCAAGCCGAGGCGGGTACGTGGACGATCGTCAACTCGGAGCCTCGACGTTTGTCCTCGGCGACGATGCTTCGTCAGGCATTCGACAAGGCGGCCTCGTATCTCAAGCAGAATGCCACTGTCTTTCTGAAGATCGGTCAGCAGATCGCCAACGCGATCTCGCGCGGCATCTTCAACCTCTTCATGACCTTGATGCTCGCCGGGTACATCATGCTCACCCACGAGCGAATCATCAATTTTTTCCGCGAGTTATGGCGCCCGGTGGATCGACCCTCGTTCGACTTGTTCCTGCGGCGGCTCGATCGAGGTTTGTCCGGGGTCGTACGAGGCCAGCTCCTCATTTGCGCCGTCAACGGCGTCTTGTCCGCAATCGGCTTCTGGCTCTTCGACCTCAAGTACTGGCCGATCCTGTCGATCTTGGCGGCCGTGATGTCGCTGATTCCCATTTTCGGCTCGATCCTGAGCTCGATTCCAGCCGTCGCGATTGGTCTGACGCAGTCACCCGCGGTCGCGCTTGGCGTGCTTGCGTGGATCGTGGGCATCCATCAGCTCGAAGCGAACTTCCTGAACCCGAAGATCATTGGTGACGCGGCCAAGATTCATCCGGTGCTCGTGGTGTTTTCGCTGCTCGTCGGGGAACACTTCTTTCAAATCACCGGAGCACTTTTTGCGGTTCCGTGCATGTCGATCATCCAAACCATCTTCCTGCACTTCCGCCAATCGACGCTGGGGCTTTCCGATCCCATGGCAACGATTCCGCCTGTCACGCCAACTACCCCGCCGGACGCAGGCTCCACGCCCTCGAGCGCTCCTCGAACCGGAGAAACGAGCGCAACGGCCTAG
- a CDS encoding HIT domain-containing protein, with protein MGHPLWAPWRMEYLLAKKGGSCVFCNVDAANAEELRARYVVCDTPRAFVVLNRYPFTAAHLLVVPHAHVSALDDLSMDDYRALFDLVREASVRLRAAVCPDGLNVGMNLGAAAGAGIAEHLHAHIVPRWNGDTNFLPVLGDTRVVPQALDATLDHLRPFFSDLPAARLPRAASTTSEPEG; from the coding sequence ATGGGTCATCCGCTCTGGGCGCCGTGGCGCATGGAGTACCTCCTTGCGAAAAAGGGTGGTTCCTGCGTTTTTTGCAACGTCGATGCAGCCAATGCCGAAGAGTTACGCGCGCGTTACGTCGTGTGCGACACACCACGAGCGTTTGTCGTACTGAACCGTTACCCATTCACTGCCGCGCACTTGCTCGTCGTGCCGCACGCTCACGTGAGCGCGCTCGATGATTTGTCGATGGATGATTATCGCGCGCTTTTCGACCTCGTGCGCGAAGCCTCCGTGCGCCTGCGTGCTGCGGTTTGTCCCGACGGACTCAATGTGGGCATGAATCTTGGCGCCGCAGCGGGAGCAGGCATTGCCGAGCATCTGCACGCGCACATCGTTCCGCGCTGGAATGGCGATACGAACTTCTTGCCCGTGCTTGGGGACACGCGCGTCGTCCCTCAAGCGCTCGACGCGACGCTCGATCATTTGCGACCGTTCTTTTCTGATCTTCCGGCTGCGCGGCTGCCGCGCGCCGCGAGCACCACTTCGGAACCCGAGGGCTGA
- a CDS encoding 30S ribosomal protein S1, which yields MGSNANVETVGSDIGESFAALFEQRVESDFAREGEIIAGTVVQVGRDSVVVDIGGKSEGVIPLREFADATGQITVKAGDKVDVYIESRENDDGLVTLSKEKADKMKVWDEISNACEADELIEGTISQRVKGGLSVTIRGGVKAFLPGSQVDLRPIRNLDKLIGQTYKFKVIKFNKKRGNIVLSRRVLLERERDEMKQKTLETLTEGMTVKGTIKNITEYGAFVDLGGIDGLLHITDMSWGRVNHPNEVFNVGDEVTVKVLKYNPETERVSLGLKQTQEDPWNHAEEAYPAGKKVRGKVMSITDYGAFVELEPGVEGLIHVSEMSWTKKVKHPSKLLDVNQDIECQVLEVDARAKRISLGLKQLEPDPWMLFTDKYHPGDKIAGKVRSLTDYGVFVGIEEGVDGMVHKSDLSWTARVNNPSDLYHKGDDVEAIILSINHDEKKVSLGIKQLWDDPWPTILSEFAPGRVIEEAAIISIVDYGIFVRLREGVEALVNTADIVEAEGTKLKVGDVIRVEISSIDTVERRLFATMKNVGVEKPQPAERPRKQKGGTTAAAPEEDKAAPGTVGDLIREKLAGKLDLKGKQAKDQE from the coding sequence ATGGGAAGTAACGCGAACGTGGAGACGGTAGGATCAGACATCGGAGAGAGCTTCGCTGCGCTTTTCGAACAGCGTGTCGAATCTGATTTCGCGCGCGAAGGCGAGATCATCGCGGGGACGGTCGTACAGGTCGGTCGTGACTCGGTGGTGGTCGACATCGGCGGTAAGAGCGAGGGTGTGATCCCGCTCCGAGAGTTCGCGGATGCCACGGGCCAAATCACGGTCAAGGCCGGTGACAAGGTAGATGTCTACATCGAGAGCCGCGAGAACGACGACGGCCTCGTCACCTTGTCCAAAGAGAAGGCCGACAAGATGAAGGTTTGGGATGAGATCTCGAACGCTTGTGAAGCGGACGAACTCATCGAGGGCACGATCAGTCAGCGCGTCAAGGGCGGTTTGTCCGTCACGATTCGCGGCGGCGTCAAGGCCTTCCTCCCTGGCTCCCAGGTGGACCTGCGCCCGATCCGAAACTTGGACAAACTGATCGGACAAACCTACAAGTTCAAGGTCATCAAGTTCAACAAGAAGCGCGGAAACATCGTGCTGTCCCGTCGCGTGCTGCTCGAACGCGAGCGCGACGAGATGAAGCAAAAGACGCTCGAAACCCTCACCGAGGGCATGACCGTCAAGGGCACGATCAAGAACATCACCGAGTACGGCGCCTTCGTCGATCTCGGCGGCATCGATGGCCTGCTCCACATCACCGACATGAGCTGGGGTCGCGTCAATCACCCCAACGAAGTCTTCAACGTCGGCGACGAAGTCACCGTCAAGGTGCTCAAGTACAACCCCGAGACCGAACGAGTTTCCTTGGGCCTCAAACAAACCCAAGAAGACCCGTGGAACCACGCCGAGGAAGCTTATCCGGCTGGTAAGAAGGTCCGCGGCAAGGTCATGTCGATCACGGACTACGGCGCGTTCGTCGAGCTCGAACCGGGCGTCGAAGGCCTCATTCACGTGAGCGAGATGAGCTGGACCAAGAAGGTCAAGCATCCGTCGAAGCTGCTCGACGTCAATCAAGACATCGAATGCCAGGTGCTCGAAGTCGACGCTCGTGCCAAGCGCATCAGCCTCGGCCTGAAGCAACTCGAGCCCGATCCGTGGATGCTCTTCACGGACAAGTACCACCCCGGCGACAAGATCGCGGGCAAGGTCCGATCACTCACGGACTACGGCGTCTTCGTCGGGATCGAAGAGGGCGTCGACGGCATGGTGCACAAGAGCGACCTCTCGTGGACGGCGCGTGTCAACAACCCGAGCGACCTCTATCACAAGGGGGACGACGTCGAAGCGATCATTCTCTCGATCAACCACGACGAGAAGAAGGTTTCGCTTGGCATCAAGCAGCTCTGGGATGATCCCTGGCCGACGATCCTCAGCGAGTTCGCTCCGGGCCGCGTGATCGAAGAAGCCGCGATCATCAGCATCGTCGACTACGGCATCTTCGTGCGCCTGCGCGAAGGCGTCGAAGCGCTGGTGAACACGGCGGACATCGTCGAAGCCGAAGGCACGAAGCTCAAGGTGGGCGATGTCATCCGCGTGGAGATCTCCTCGATCGACACGGTGGAGCGACGTCTCTTTGCGACGATGAAGAACGTCGGCGTGGAGAAGCCGCAACCGGCCGAACGTCCGCGCAAGCAAAAGGGCGGCACAACCGCAGCAGCTCCGGAAGAGGACAAGGCCGCACCGGGAACGGTCGGCGACCTCATTCGCGAGAAGCTCGCCGGCAAGCTCGACCTGAAGGGCAAGCAAGCCAAGGACCAAGAGTGA